A genomic stretch from Serratia entomophila includes:
- a CDS encoding putative hemolysin — translation MKKTLMIALFAGIGMLQGCATKTNDAPPPPQAKPIGMANPADVYCTEIGGKLNAKQNADGQYSTCTLPNGQEVESWALFRRDHPVKK, via the coding sequence ATGAAAAAGACTCTGATGATCGCCCTGTTCGCGGGGATAGGCATGCTGCAGGGGTGCGCTACGAAAACCAACGACGCGCCGCCGCCGCCGCAGGCGAAACCGATAGGTATGGCGAATCCCGCTGACGTGTACTGCACGGAGATAGGCGGCAAGCTGAACGCCAAGCAAAACGCCGACGGCCAGTACTCCACCTGCACCTTGCCGAATGGCCAGGAAGTTGAAAGTTGGGCGCTGTTCCGCCGCGACCACCCGGTGAAGAAATAA
- a CDS encoding DeoR/GlpR family DNA-binding transcription regulator: MSKLLPNERHQAILAALQQEGRVLALEMAQRLNTTEATVRRDLRQLAAQNLCKRIYGGALAPTPANGPVAERLMLSGDEKQALAQAALALLGEGQLIFLDAGSTHLYLADLLPRDRRLTVVTNALSIAGKMLERPGIRTILIGGELDAEVGGCVDARAAAEIDGFHFDIVFTGICAYDPIGGFSALSYQDAQFKKRLLTRAGSVAVLCTRDKLNTYAPYPFMPAGRVDHLITAQGRHPQLEQQVAQGGGKVLYSDLSTGE, translated from the coding sequence ATGTCCAAACTGCTGCCCAATGAACGCCACCAGGCGATCCTCGCCGCGCTCCAGCAGGAGGGGCGGGTGCTGGCGCTGGAAATGGCGCAACGGCTGAACACCACCGAGGCGACTGTTCGCCGCGATCTCCGCCAGCTGGCGGCGCAGAACCTCTGCAAACGCATCTATGGCGGCGCATTGGCGCCAACCCCGGCCAACGGCCCCGTTGCCGAACGCCTGATGCTGAGCGGCGATGAGAAGCAGGCGCTGGCGCAGGCTGCGTTGGCGCTGCTGGGGGAAGGCCAGCTGATATTTCTCGACGCCGGCAGCACCCATCTGTACCTGGCCGATCTGCTGCCGCGCGACAGGCGGCTGACGGTGGTCACCAACGCACTGAGTATCGCCGGCAAAATGCTTGAGCGCCCCGGGATCCGCACCATCCTGATCGGCGGCGAGCTGGACGCCGAAGTAGGGGGCTGCGTGGACGCCAGGGCGGCGGCGGAGATCGACGGTTTTCATTTCGATATCGTCTTTACCGGCATCTGCGCCTATGACCCGATCGGCGGCTTCTCGGCCCTGAGTTATCAGGATGCCCAGTTCAAGAAACGGCTGCTCACCCGCGCCGGCAGCGTGGCGGTGCTGTGCACCCGCGACAAGCTCAATACCTATGCTCCCTATCCCTTCATGCCCGCCGGGCGGGTGGATCACTTGATCACCGCGCAGGGGCGGCACCCGCAGCTTGAACAGCAGGTGGCGCAGGGCGGCGGCAAGGTGCTGTACAGCGATTTATCAACCGGAGAGTGA
- a CDS encoding VOC family protein, translated as MKIAHVALWTRDIDAQLAFWQRYFNATAGEEYVSRNRPGFVSRFISLASGPTLEIMRLPQLLPPQAQEERVGWAHIALSLGSEQQVDGLAQRAQRDGILQAAPRRTGDGFYEAIIRDPDGNAIEITA; from the coding sequence ATGAAAATAGCCCATGTTGCATTATGGACCCGCGATATCGACGCGCAGCTGGCGTTCTGGCAGCGCTATTTCAACGCAACGGCGGGGGAGGAGTACGTCAGCCGCAACCGGCCTGGGTTTGTCTCGCGGTTTATCAGCCTGGCTTCAGGCCCGACGCTGGAGATCATGCGCCTGCCTCAGCTGTTGCCGCCGCAGGCGCAGGAGGAACGCGTCGGCTGGGCGCATATCGCCCTGTCGCTCGGCAGCGAGCAGCAGGTCGACGGCCTGGCGCAGCGCGCGCAGCGGGATGGCATTCTGCAGGCCGCGCCGCGCCGGACCGGCGACGGTTTCTATGAGGCGATCATTCGCGATCCGGACGGTAACGCCATCGAAATTACCGCCTGA
- a CDS encoding LysR family transcriptional regulator, which yields MFTDLNDLFFFASVVDHQGFAPAGRALGIPKSKLSRRVALLEERLGVRLIQRSTRRFSVTDVGQNYYAHCKAMLVEAEAAQQAIERTRAEPCGTVRMSCPVAILHTRVGSMVAAFMADYPKVSVHLEATNRRVDVVGEGLDLAIRVRPPPLEDSDLVLKILAQRTWCVAASPALVRTLGPVRQPEDLRKYPTLDLGPARAQHQWRLTGPQGEKVEWEHAPRLVTDDMLMLRTAAIAGAGIVQLPSMMMRDDMLRGELVQLLPGWQPQGGVVHAVYPSRRGLLPAVRLLLDYLGQQFAEIEEE from the coding sequence ATGTTTACCGATCTGAACGATCTGTTTTTCTTCGCCAGCGTGGTCGATCACCAAGGGTTCGCCCCTGCCGGGCGGGCGCTCGGCATCCCCAAATCCAAGCTCAGCCGCCGGGTGGCGCTGCTGGAAGAACGCCTGGGCGTGCGCTTAATTCAGCGCTCGACCCGGCGTTTCTCCGTTACCGACGTCGGCCAGAACTATTACGCGCATTGCAAGGCGATGCTGGTTGAGGCGGAAGCCGCGCAGCAGGCGATCGAACGGACCCGCGCCGAACCCTGCGGCACGGTGCGCATGTCCTGCCCGGTGGCGATCCTGCACACCCGCGTCGGCAGCATGGTAGCGGCCTTTATGGCTGATTATCCCAAGGTTAGCGTCCATCTCGAGGCGACTAACCGGCGGGTAGACGTGGTGGGGGAAGGCCTGGACCTGGCGATCCGCGTGCGGCCGCCGCCGCTGGAAGACAGCGATCTGGTGCTGAAGATCCTGGCGCAGCGAACCTGGTGCGTGGCCGCCAGCCCCGCGCTGGTACGCACGCTGGGGCCGGTGCGTCAGCCGGAAGATCTGCGTAAATACCCAACGCTCGATCTCGGCCCGGCGCGCGCGCAGCATCAATGGCGGCTAACCGGGCCGCAGGGTGAAAAGGTGGAATGGGAGCACGCGCCACGGCTGGTGACCGACGATATGCTGATGCTGCGCACCGCCGCTATTGCCGGCGCCGGCATCGTGCAGCTGCCGTCGATGATGATGCGCGACGACATGCTGCGCGGCGAACTGGTGCAGCTGTTGCCCGGCTGGCAGCCGCAGGGCGGCGTGGTGCATGCGGTTTATCCGTCACGCCGCGGCCTGCTGCCGGCGGTGCGGCTGCTGCTCGACTATCTTGGGCAGCAGTTCGCCGAGATTGAAGAGGAGTGA
- a CDS encoding pirin family protein, with the protein MKKILGINNSPEAHWVGNGFLVNSLFSYNDLGAEMSPFLLLDHAAPTKFRSASGTRGVGQHPHRGFETVTIVYQGEVEHRDSTGSGGVIGPGDVQWMTAASGILHEEFHSRDFSRNGGTMEMVQLWVNLPAKDKMAAPGYQTLLNADIPVVSLADGAGQVRVIAGNFDGHAGPARTFSPLNLWDMKLNAGHSTTLRVQEGHTLALVMLHGAILVNGEEVVRETQMVRFDRAGDSVTLEANNDVTLLVLSGEPIEEPIVGYGPFVMNSDAEIQQAFSDFNSGKFGSMKAEADGV; encoded by the coding sequence ATGAAAAAGATCCTCGGTATTAACAACAGCCCTGAAGCCCACTGGGTCGGTAATGGTTTCCTGGTGAATTCGCTGTTCTCCTACAACGATCTGGGGGCGGAAATGAGCCCGTTCCTGCTGTTGGATCACGCTGCGCCAACCAAATTCCGCTCCGCCTCCGGCACCCGCGGCGTTGGCCAGCACCCGCATCGCGGTTTTGAGACGGTGACCATCGTTTATCAGGGTGAAGTGGAGCATCGCGATTCCACCGGCAGCGGCGGGGTAATTGGCCCCGGCGATGTGCAGTGGATGACGGCCGCTTCCGGCATTCTGCACGAAGAGTTCCATTCCCGGGACTTCTCGCGTAACGGCGGCACCATGGAAATGGTGCAGCTGTGGGTCAACCTGCCGGCCAAAGACAAAATGGCCGCACCGGGTTACCAGACGCTGCTGAACGCCGATATTCCGGTAGTTTCGCTGGCGGATGGCGCAGGGCAGGTGCGGGTGATCGCCGGTAACTTCGACGGCCACGCCGGCCCGGCGCGCACCTTCAGCCCGCTTAACCTGTGGGATATGAAGCTGAATGCCGGCCACAGCACCACCCTGCGGGTGCAGGAAGGCCATACTCTGGCGCTGGTGATGCTGCATGGCGCCATTTTGGTCAACGGCGAAGAGGTGGTGCGTGAAACCCAGATGGTGCGTTTTGACCGCGCAGGGGATTCCGTCACCCTCGAAGCCAACAACGACGTCACCTTGCTGGTGCTGAGCGGCGAGCCGATTGAAGAGCCTATCGTCGGTTACGGGCCATTTGTAATGAACAGCGATGCGGAAATTCAGCAGGCGTTCAGCGATTTCAACAGCGGCAAGTTCGGCAGCATGAAAGCGGAGGCTGACGGCGTCTGA